The genomic stretch ATGGATAATGATTGTCATGTAAGTGATGAGGGGAAAATGCTTGCGACACCCCGAAGTGATAAAGAAAAGGATCAGTTAATAAAGCGTCTAAAAAGAGTAGAAGGACAGGTTCGAGGTATTCAAAAGATGGTTGAAGATGATCGTTATTGTGTTGATATTCTTATCCAAGTTTCAGCGATCAATTCTGCTTTGAAAAATGTAGGGTTTCAATTATTAGAAC from Cytobacillus sp. IB215665 encodes the following:
- a CDS encoding metal-sensing transcriptional repressor; protein product: MDNDCHVSDEGKMLATPRSDKEKDQLIKRLKRVEGQVRGIQKMVEDDRYCVDILIQVSAINSALKNVGFQLLERHAHHCVSDAIKEGSGDEAIEELMKVIKQFSKS